The following is a genomic window from Dioscorea cayenensis subsp. rotundata cultivar TDr96_F1 chromosome 10, TDr96_F1_v2_PseudoChromosome.rev07_lg8_w22 25.fasta, whole genome shotgun sequence.
attatataaaccattatcaaaaatcagaatttgcatatacatatatttacagatttatatgtggtttacttacttgtTGATCACTCAAAAACCCCTAAAATCTTACGATATTTTTTCGATGGAACCTCACAACGTAAGAGACAAAATCCTTGACGGAGAGACCTATCCCCGTCCTCgccgccggcaccacacaccaaatcaaaggaaaaaaaaaataaggagaagaggaaaaaaaactagatctctCTTTCTTCCTTAATCCAAAAGAGAATCTATATCGGAAGAAAGGAGGAGAcgtacggctagggtttggaaaactgaaaaaaaatagaatataaaagggttttctttttaatcaacataacttctaagtatacaaaaattaaaaaaaatcttaatggtGTGGGGCCCACAACTGCTGTATGCTCATATTCACTTTTGtcttatggtttcttttcagaatcaCAAACTACCACCTACTTACAATTTCCATAAGTATATGGTGCGGAGCATGGAAGATGAGTTTCATGGTAGCGTTGGTATTAGGTATGTGCAAATAGTTATGAATTgtgatgtgtttgatttttatGTCACTGGTTTGAGCTGTTAATTGCTTGAATCATCGACGTCTTTTTCTATGTTCGTTGTGTTTTGACTTTTATTCTTAGGCAAAATGTTGTCATATGGTTTGACTGTACACAATTGGCTCATACTAATCTCTATTTATATGAATGATGTTTACAGCAACTAAAGAACCTGCCAACTGCATCTAaactttctccttttttttctttccaattGTTATTCCCTCTGCCTAACCATTTTCTGAATTATACACCAattaatgttttgtttcttACACGGAGAATTGTTGGCAATGCATTTTTGTACATTGATTAAGGGTGGCTTTTATCTTGACCATATCTTGTAGAAATCTAtgaatgttattattttcaaagGCCACCCACCTTTTTCTGATGATGTGTCTGCTCTATTGCACAAGTACTTGAATGACCTTTTTTCAATGATGTTGCAGCTGGCCTCTTTGGATATATGCTATAGTATGCATTTTCATAAATATCCATGGTAATGTTCAATTATTGGTAGACCCTTGAACTTCATACACTCTTTTATTCATTTAACTGCTTATGTCTTTATTTTGATTCTCAGGTCTCAATATCTACTTTTGGTTAGCTTTCGTCCCTGCCATTGTGAGCACCTTAACTTTTCATTGATGTCATGATAACCTTTTATTTCCTTACCAGTATGATTTTGGTCCTCACCATACATGTATAAAAGCTTGTCATGCTAGTGGGTACCAAGCTTCAACATGTTGTTGCTCAACTAGCTCTTGAAGTTGTTGAGCCGACTGGTCCGTTTGTTGGTACTCAGCTGAAGCCACGGGATGGCCTCTTTTGGTTTAGGAAACCAGAAATTTTATTGTGGCTGATCCAGTTCATTTCCTTTCAGGTTATGGACATGCACTCAGTAACctccttttttgttttattcatttacATTTTATGTTGTTACAATTTTCTGATggtcctttcatttttttcagaatgcttTTGAAATGGCAACGTTTATTTGGTCCTTGGTAAGATAATgttcaatcttttgtttttaaatttttcataccATCAAGCGTGTTGTTTATGGTCATAAATCCAAGATTCATGAAAGTGGGATTTCAACAACTTCCAAAATCTCTCTAGAATGTTGAAATTCCTCGTCCCTGTTTCTATTATATTTCTGAATACAGGAAAATGGTCTTGTCCGTTAACTTGAATAATTTAGAGTTAGCCTGTTCAGCAATTTCAAAGTATAAAtgcataatatttaaacaaaaggtCATGCCTTAAAATGATACCAATTATTTAGCCACCATATTCAAAACCAATGTTCTTCTTGCATTCATCAAAGCCATTTGATAAATTGAATGCGCTCTTAATTATTTGTCAATAATCGTCTGACAAGGCCCAAGGGGATCTTTTTTACAGTTTGAGCTGAGTGCACAATCATGTTTCATGAAGAACCATGGAATGATCGCTTTTCGCTTATTTTCTGGGTATGTTTCATCCTTTTAAGTTTTAAACATGCAACTATAGTTCCATGTTTGTTTGTGTCATACCAGAGAAATTCATGCTTGCTGGTTGCAGGCTGTTTGTTCAATTCTGGTGCAGCTATAGCACACTTCCCCTTAATGTCATCATCACTCAGGTAATTTGAAATCATATCTTGATGTTCttgcaaataaaaattcttattcATAAACTTTTTGCACATGCCTGAAACTCATGTCATTCTCATGCAGATAATTTGATAGCGCAAAAGTTTTACTGTTAATTTCATGTTATCATCATTTGCTTTCTTCAACTCATTTAGGCAGTATGTTTCTTCTTCATGGTTGCAGATGGGATCAAAATTCAAGAAGTCTCTACTCGCGGAGAACATTAGAGAATCACTCCACAGTTGGTGCAGGAGAGTGAAGGAAAAGTCCAGGCGTGGAGATCCAGCTGATCGATCACTTGCACGTCTTGAAACTGCAAGATCAACATGTTCCTTAGGATCAACCATATACGAGACCGATGAAACAAATACGGTAGCCTCTGGTCAGCTGTCGCGGAGTCTTTCTGTGGCATCACTAGATGATCTTGCTGTTGTTGATTGCATCAATGAACCTTCAGTGAAACCCATAGACGATCAGAAGGTATGATTAACGTACCATGTATTATTCAAGTCTAGCATGTACAAGCAGCTTAATTTCTGGCATTTTAGAggggttattattattattattattattattattattattattattattattattatttctcataTTGGTTTTTTACTTATGGGAGTATATAAAGATTTAAGTATGATGAGGataaagttaattttattttattagttttttgaaGTATTGAGGTACCCATCTTGGTAACTTTATTGGCAAAACAGAGCGAAAGTGATTTGGATTTCTAGCTGGTGGTcaaggtaaaaaaaaacttcactgACAgtggaatgtttttttttcctatttttctctCATAACGATGAAGTTATTCAGTCAAATCCTTTCATTTTGGATAGCATGGTTTCATGTGTTTCGTAGGTATGAATTAAAGAGTAATGTGGATGGAATGGTTTATTGATTGGAAAGACAGAGCTTAAATACAAGAAGATATGTAACAAggcttttttatttatgataggAGTATTATCATAACTAATTTACAAATAAAGCTTAAATACAAGAAGATATGTAACAAGGCTTCTTTATTTATGATAGGAGTATTATCATAACTAATTTACAAATAAAGCATGACATAAATGATAAATCAAAGTGAAAGATTTCAAGCATTAATTAAAAGAGACGTGTATTAATATGAATGTaagaataaacaataattaagaactttatatatatatacaccaaattacgattttttaaaaatttttaaaaacactttCATAAAAAGCACCAAGATAAATGGTTATCTAGAATTATCTTTTAATGAAATCTATTCAAAATATAACTATCCGAACAGacaatgatatttttataaagaagGCACCGATTGATTTATTCtatataataatacatattttttttaaaaaaataagttttataataaaataagaaataagtacgtttgtattgttttttccAGTGTTTTCAAACCCAGACCGGACTGGGTGATCGAACCGAGTTGACCTGGACTCGGTCTTAAAACTGGTAtggttcaatatataaaataggATTTAAATAAAATCGGATTGAACCGACAACCCGGTTGATCGGACCGGTGATTCGATGATTCGGTTAagtcatcatttttttttaatttttaatttattttttaatatactaaTGTTTAAGGGTTATAATGTAAAagggttatttttttaatgtttattttattttgttttttaatatactaATGTTTAAGggttatttgtttaattatctgGGTCTGCACAAagggaatatttttatattttttttatggatttctatatattttttttatggatttttaagttgtttatttagttggtgaatatttttatggttctcaattaattttgtattagtttttttttaatgttatttggtgtatttcacatttttaatgtgatgtacttaaatatttatatatgcaaaatatttacttaaatttttaaattttttaaatgttatatttttatttttatttttttatttttcaatatttgattttttaattatatataactaaaatttatattatttttaatattgatcCCGATTCAACCTGGTTGAATCTATCGACTCCATACCCCTACTTTTCTCTGGGTCAATGTCCGGTCCGGTTGAACACTTTTTTCTTTAAGTATAAATtctatctattttataaattaaatactgTTAAAAAACACTAACTAATTTTCAGCCCAgttctaaaacaaaatattagccatttatttttataaaaaaatttatgtgaaCCAGTttagcacacacacacactgacACACAAatactaaagaaaataataataaatttaaaaaaaaaaaaaatcagaggtTGCGAAAAGAGGTGCAGTTACCGCGAGTTACCAAATACCATTATCCAGAAGAGCAAGCAACTCATCCCGCTCTTATCCTCTCCTCTTCACTCCCAAAGCTCCAAGCTTTCAAGACGATGATGGCGCTAGGGTTATCCTCGCCTTCCGCTTCTCTACGCCTACCTTCCTTCGATTCTCatctttcctcttcttctcgCTTGAATCTGTTCCAGTTTTCGCCTCTGAGGTCTTCTTTGTTTAATGGGATCCGCCTTCGGACCAGTGTCGCTGTTCCGACGCCTTCTTATGGTGGGCTTATGGTGGTGAGAATGGCGAAGAGGGAGGAGGAGTTGAAGGATATTAGAGCTATGACGACGGAGGAGATCAATGAGGAGGTCGTGGATCTCAAGGGTGAGCTCTTGATGCTCCGTCTCCAGCGCTCAGCTCGGAATGAGTTCAAGTCTAGCGAGTTCGGTCGCATGAGGAAACGGGTAATTTGTTTGAATCCCTAATTTTTAGCTTCTGTTTGTGATATGTAATGGATCAAAATTgaatcttttgtttgtttgaatgaatgaatggccTTGTTAGGACATAATTGGATTTGTAGTTTCCCAAATCCTCAATTCTATCagaattaaatatctaacaatttATGCATTTTATGTTCTGTAATATCAAATGTgcaaaaaaattgatgttttggGGTGCGCTTGGATTGATAGAATATCtgataaaaacatagaaaggGGCATTTCATGTTCTGCAATgtcaaatgttataaaaaaatgatgttttggGGTGTGCTTGGATTGATGGAATatctaagaaaaacatagaaaggGGCATTTCATGTTCTGTAATATCAAATGtcgaaaaaaaatgatgttttgaGGTGTGCTTGGATTGATAGAATatctaagaaaaacatagaaaggGGCATTTCATGTTCTGTaatatcaaatgttaaaaaaaaaatgatgttttggGGTGTGCTTGGATTGATAGAATatctaagaaaaacatagaaaggGGTGGAATTTAACTTCAGAAGAACAAAATGtgagtaaattttttataatttttttatctatgttattttctttatctaACCAAACAGAAGAATAAGAAGGCAATGCTCCTTTTCTCCTGCTTTCTCATATCCATCAATCCAAACACACACTTGTGCATTGTTGTCTTTTATCGAAAGCATCATTTGAGTATGACTTTGGGGAAAAGCTGATCATTATCTCACAAATGATGAGTGGTCTCAttcgtttttttgttttcttaaaataGGAAAAACTCAGCTTGCTGTAATCTTcgggaaagagagaaagagaagtatTCCTATGCTTTTATAAAGGTTCACTAGGCTGATTATGCACCTTATGTGCATATAAGTATTGCCGGATTTTCCCTTCAATTAGAGTACTTTCTTTGTTATTTCTATTGTTGAACTATGAAAACTAGATCGTATTATAGAAGTTTGTGTTAATGCTTGATGATTATTGAACCTTACGGTTACTGGAAGAAAAGGACTTGGCCAATGCTTTCTTACACGTAATGAGTAAAATTTCTTGTTTATTCGAGTATTGCCGGCTAAGCACTTTCTCAATTTCTAAAGTATTTTGATGTCCCGTCAAAGGTTTTCTCAATGATATGAGACATTTGGCAcattatattttgttgtttataactttataatagATTTCCTAAATCAAAGGCAATCTTCTCCTCTCAAGTATGAATTGGTGAGTTAGCGGTGCATTGAAGCATAATGAGTAAAACATCTGACTGATTCAAGTGTTGTCAGTTAAGCATGTTGCCAAGTTATATAGGACAAATGTTtttacaagaacaagaaaacatTTGAATTGCTGATTGGTTTGATGAATCTTATTTCTTATTCATAAGCTTGACTTGGCATAAAACATTAGACTGCATTAAAAAAGGGACTTGTTTATCCTTGTTAAATATGAACAATGGATTTGGTAAGCACTATTGTGTTCAAGTATAATATCATATCTATGCCAAATTCTATCACTTGTGCCAGCCACATTATCAATGCAACAAGAGTCGGAAAGTTTGTTATTCATATTCATTGCTCTATGATTTAGAGTTAATGGTCTTCATAATATTTTCGTATACTCATATTGGTTGATTCTTTTTCGTGTGTTTAGATTGCTCGAATGCTAACTGTAAAGAGGGAAAGAGAGATTGAAGAAGGAATCAACAAGAGAATCTCTAGAAAGCTTGATAGAAAATGGAAGAGAAGCATCGTGGTGAGGCCGCCGCCATCTTTAAGAAAGAAGCTAGAGGAGGAGCAGAAGGCAAGAGAGGCGGAGAAAACATCTTGAGATTATTAAAGCCTCAAACTAATTCACTTggctttttttcttgtattcaaTGCATCCCTTTCTTGCActtcttgttgattttcttagTGTTTGATGAACAGTGTGTTCAACTTACTGAAAACTTCATAGTGAATGTAAtgtattcattaaaaaaaaatggagctTCTTGCGAACTTTGTTACTATtggatacatatatatatatatatatatatatatatatatagaggatgcATCATCTACCAATATTGCTATAAATTGTTGGATTCAATGATTCAACAGTTcaacattattttataaatagtattCTGTATCTTTATGAATAGTAGAGCgataaaaaaaatgggattatGATGATTTTAATCGAATCATTCAATCAATTTATACACAATAACTGAACAAATCTGAACCGTTCTGAACCGTTCATCcttaagcatatatatatatatatataacaataaaaaaatgatttgtatTATTAGATGAATTCCGTAGCACAAGCACGGCCATTCATActagtatataattaattttattatttttaaaatatttttttaaaaatttcaattaaactTTTCACACGTGTCACAGTACTAATGGCCAAACAAGGAATTCTATAAACCGGGATCCCTCATCGGATCCCAACACACGCTGTCatcttatcaataaaaaaaccacataGATACCTATGCAACCGGCGACTTCCGGTTCCCCGGTTACCACATTTCGGAATCCCGTCCAGGTGCATCTCACGTTCTCTGAAAACCCTTGTTCGCTCTTCGTTCCCATTCGTCCCTCTCCTTCTCGTCCCatatttagggttagggttagggtttcctCCATTTCGCTCCCAACCTCGCGTTTGCTCCATTAATGGAAGTTGTTGTTCACACCTCGACCTACAAAATCCGTTATTTTTACTGCAACTGCTGTCGCCGCTGCCGCTGTTGTCGTTGCTTCTGTTGTTGCGGCTGCTGTTAGGGTTTGGGCGCTTGATCATCGCCGGCCGCCATGGATCTTAGCCATCACCAGTCGAATCTCTCGCTAGGGTTTAGTTCTCATCGTGCTCCGGCCTCCGAGGACTCGATTTCTCCCGGTGTTGATCCCTGTTCGAGAGCTCCCTCTGTTCCTCTCCAGCTTCTTGATCAGCAGTCTGAGAATCAGAGGGATGGGCCTGCTGGGGAGGACGAGCGTGATGATTCTGAGGACGAGCAGAAGGAGGAGGAATTCAGGATATTGGGTTATTCGATGTGTATCAAGAGGCAACGGCGAGGGGAGTCAACATCTTCTTGTTCGTCTTCGACTTTGATCCCTTCGAAGAGGGCGAAATCGGAGCCTGATCTTGAGACGAGGCGCGCCTCTGTGCGGTCGTGGGGGCTACAACCCTTGGCCGTCGCCGATCCTGATGTTTTTGATATcatggagaaggagaagcagCGGCAGGTGCGTGGAATCGAGCTCATCGCCTCGGAGAACTTCGTTTGCCGTGCTGTTCTTGATGCTTTGGGGAGTCACTTGACGAACAAGTACTCTGAGGGGATGCCGGGATCGAGGTACTATGGTGGGAATGAATACATTGATCAGATTGAGCGCTTATGTCATGACCGTGCTTTGGCAGCTTTTGACCTTGATTCGGAGAGCTGGGGTGTCAACGTGCAGCCCTACTCGTGCACGTCTGCCAACTTTGCAGTTTTCACTGGTCTGTTGCTTCCCAAGGATCGAATCATGGGACTCGATTCGCCATCTGGAGGCCATGTTAGCCATGGTTACTACACGCCGAGTGGGAAGAAGATATCTGCTGCTTCGATATTCTTTGAGAATTTGTCCTATAAGGTGAACCCCATGACAGGATACATTGATTATGATAAGCTGGAGGACAGGGCAGTGGATTTCCATCCAAAGATACTGATTTGTGGGGGCAGTTCTTATCCTAGGGAATGGGATTATGCAAGGTTGCGGCAGGTTGCTGATAAGTGTGGGGCTGTGTTGATGTGTGACATGGCTCATATTAGTGGGCTTGTTGCCGCAAAGGTGTGTGCTTTCTTCTTATGTGTATGTTTATCTATATGGTTTGTGAATTTATTGAGTTTGTTCTTGGTTGAATTATTGAACTATCGATCACACTGTCCATAAATGTTCAAGCATGTGTAAAGGTTGACTTTTGTTGTCTCTGGAATTTTATTCGGTTGATATGCTAAGTGGCTGGAAGTAAGGTGATGCTCCTTGTGATTCATAGGGAACTGTAGCTATTATGTTAGCTCGTTTCTTTTTTGTGTTTGGAACTCTTTGGTATATGATATTTGGCTGGTATCATTTATTTGATTGGTATGCCGAGCAACAAGAAGTTAAGATGATATGCCTCTGAATTCATATGGAATTCTTCTAAGCCCATTTCTTTTCGATGTGTTTGGATTTCTTTGTTGTGTGATATTTGCTTGCTATCATCtcggctttgttcattcttggtcatttttttttttatcttagaCCAGGATAAAGAGATATGTTACAACTGTCACTGTTTAACACAAGAACTGTAGAGATTCTCAATTTTCACAATTATTGCCATATAGGTTGAAACACTTTTCAGAATAGTTCTGCTTGTTAGTGGTTTCATTGTATAGTTGCTCAATTCATTGAAAATGTTGATTGATACTGTATGTATGCCAGtcttaattattgtattttgatGTTAATGAT
Proteins encoded in this region:
- the LOC120270557 gene encoding 50S ribosomal protein L29, chloroplastic; protein product: MMALGLSSPSASLRLPSFDSHLSSSSRLNLFQFSPLRSSLFNGIRLRTSVAVPTPSYGGLMVVRMAKREEELKDIRAMTTEEINEEVVDLKGELLMLRLQRSARNEFKSSEFGRMRKRIARMLTVKREREIEEGINKRISRKLDRKWKRSIVVRPPPSLRKKLEEEQKAREAEKTS
- the LOC120270553 gene encoding LOW QUALITY PROTEIN: MLO-like protein 4 (The sequence of the model RefSeq protein was modified relative to this genomic sequence to represent the inferred CDS: deleted 2 bases in 1 codon); this translates as MGEGRSLAETPTWSVATVTTVMVAVCFLVERSISRFAKWLKKTKRKAMLAALEKIREELMLLGLISLMLSQTARWISEICVPSSLFSSRFYICSEGDFTVDDVFGSGDQTPLNHSTLVGWKLQASSQQCGPDREPFVSFEGLEQLHIFLFILGITHVLYSCITVALSMIKIYSWRKWENQVYPSPNDNLQARRSKMMKRQSTFVFHHASHPWSKSRILIWMLCFIRQFKGSITKSDYMALRLGFITNHKLPPTYNFHKYMVRSMEDEFHGSVGISWPLWIYAIVCIFINIHGLNIYFWLAFVPAILVMLVGTKLQHVVAQLALEVVEPTGPFVGTQLKPRDGLFWFRKPEILLWLIQFISFQNAFEMATFIWSLFELSAQSCFMKNHGMIAFRLFSGLFVQFWCSYSTLPLNVIITQMGSKFKKSLLAENIRESLHSWCRRVKEKSRRGDPADRSLARLETARSTCSLGSTIYETDETNTVASGQLSRSLSVASLDDLAVVDCINEPSVKPIDDQKV
- the LOC120270551 gene encoding serine hydroxymethyltransferase 7; translation: MDLSHHQSNLSLGFSSHRAPASEDSISPGVDPCSRAPSVPLQLLDQQSENQRDGPAGEDERDDSEDEQKEEEFRILGYSMCIKRQRRGESTSSCSSSTLIPSKRAKSEPDLETRRASVRSWGLQPLAVADPDVFDIMEKEKQRQVRGIELIASENFVCRAVLDALGSHLTNKYSEGMPGSRYYGGNEYIDQIERLCHDRALAAFDLDSESWGVNVQPYSCTSANFAVFTGLLLPKDRIMGLDSPSGGHVSHGYYTPSGKKISAASIFFENLSYKVNPMTGYIDYDKLEDRAVDFHPKILICGGSSYPREWDYARLRQVADKCGAVLMCDMAHISGLVAAKECLSPFDYCDIVTSTTHKSLRGPRGGIIFFKRGKKPRKRGFSLYQTDESDSYDFEERINFAVFPSLQGGPHNNHIAALAIALKQVATPEYKAYIQQVKKNAQALASALLRRKCRLVTGGTDNHLLLWDLRTFGLTGRNFEKVCEACHITLNKTPIFGENGAISPGGIRIGTPAMTTRGCLEGDFESIADFLLRAVQITSTLQREHGKLQKEFLNGLNNNRDVIELRSRVESFASQFAMPGFDV